The following coding sequences lie in one Allorhizobium pseudoryzae genomic window:
- a CDS encoding MBL fold metallo-hydrolase, giving the protein MTDQRFYVKFWGTRGSIPVSGDDFVRYGGNTPCLEVRCGEHILIFDAGSGIMGAGQSLLGQSVDDINVFFTHCHYDHIIGLPFFKPIYNPAITVTFWSGHLCGAMTTGEMIKKFISPPFFPINVEICNATLRFSDFRAGEIITPKPGIVIKTFALNHPGGCIGYRVEWEGKALALVFDIEHEPGKLDPTALALMEGADVVVYDSAFTEAEMQRYRGFGHSTWEQGVKLMQAADAKKLVLFHHSPTRTDGEMALLERLAQEAFPNTVAAFDGMVLDIR; this is encoded by the coding sequence ATGACGGATCAGCGGTTCTACGTGAAATTCTGGGGTACGCGCGGCAGCATTCCGGTGTCGGGCGACGACTTCGTTCGATACGGCGGCAATACGCCGTGTCTCGAAGTCCGGTGCGGCGAGCATATTTTGATCTTCGATGCAGGGTCCGGTATCATGGGCGCCGGCCAGTCGCTGCTCGGACAGAGCGTGGACGACATCAATGTCTTCTTCACGCACTGTCATTACGACCACATCATCGGCCTGCCGTTTTTCAAGCCGATCTACAACCCGGCCATCACCGTGACCTTCTGGTCCGGCCATCTGTGCGGCGCCATGACGACGGGCGAGATGATCAAGAAGTTCATTAGCCCGCCATTTTTTCCGATCAACGTCGAAATCTGCAATGCCACGTTACGGTTTTCAGATTTCCGTGCCGGCGAGATCATCACACCAAAGCCCGGCATCGTCATCAAGACCTTTGCGCTCAATCACCCGGGTGGCTGCATCGGCTACCGCGTGGAATGGGAGGGGAAGGCTCTGGCACTGGTGTTCGACATCGAGCATGAACCGGGAAAACTGGATCCGACAGCCCTTGCCCTGATGGAGGGCGCCGATGTCGTCGTCTACGATTCCGCCTTCACCGAAGCGGAGATGCAGCGCTACCGCGGCTTTGGCCACTCCACCTGGGAACAAGGGGTGAAACTGATGCAGGCTGCCGACGCGAAAAAGCTGGTTCTTTTCCATCACTCTCCCACCCGCACCGACGGCGAAATGGCGCTGCTGGAACGGCTGGCGCAGGAGGCCTTCCCGAACACCGTGGCGGCCTTCGACGGAATGGTGCTCGATATCCGTTAA
- a CDS encoding TIM barrel protein — protein sequence MSSLIAAGFAVEAADGRLSSLSADLRAVVDLGADAVELTLTSLDLIAGGRMIEERVAPLLALTRQFDVTYTAHGLVSSNFMDPDTLPSQLQAAKALVELCDRIGARVLVQHGGFLRADQIHQRADAVDREREALHELCAYAARHGVRIALENIFSTAPGQYRQTPAEIAGTVKAVNHPALVALIDFSHAYLEATYRGLDFMAEIAAMAPVAGHLHVHDSFGRPKGFYEAFFPQEAVALGIGDLHLPLGWGDIAWERIFSELRFLPGTVLMMEIGERYRQEQPASLAFARQLMSLSAKA from the coding sequence ATGAGCTCTTTGATCGCCGCTGGATTTGCCGTCGAAGCCGCCGATGGTCGGTTGTCCTCCCTGTCTGCAGATCTGCGAGCGGTCGTCGATCTCGGTGCGGATGCGGTGGAGCTGACGCTGACCAGTCTCGATCTGATCGCCGGCGGGCGCATGATCGAGGAGCGTGTCGCACCGCTCCTTGCGCTCACCCGGCAGTTCGACGTGACCTATACGGCCCACGGTCTTGTTTCGTCCAACTTCATGGATCCGGACACGCTGCCCTCCCAGTTGCAGGCCGCCAAGGCACTGGTGGAACTCTGCGACCGGATTGGCGCCAGGGTCCTGGTGCAGCATGGCGGTTTTCTTCGGGCGGACCAGATCCACCAGCGCGCTGATGCCGTGGACCGCGAGCGCGAGGCGCTTCACGAGCTCTGCGCATATGCCGCCCGGCACGGCGTGCGCATCGCGCTGGAAAACATCTTCAGCACGGCGCCCGGCCAGTATCGGCAAACGCCGGCAGAAATCGCCGGGACGGTGAAGGCCGTCAATCATCCCGCCCTTGTTGCGCTGATCGATTTCAGCCACGCCTATCTGGAAGCCACCTATCGCGGGCTCGACTTCATGGCCGAGATCGCCGCCATGGCGCCGGTGGCCGGCCATCTGCACGTGCATGACAGCTTTGGCCGGCCCAAGGGTTTCTACGAGGCCTTTTTCCCGCAGGAGGCCGTCGCGCTTGGCATCGGCGATCTTCACCTGCCGCTCGGCTGGGGCGATATCGCCTGGGAGCGGATCTTCTCCGAACTGCGTTTTCTGCCCGGAACGGTGCTGATGATGGAGATCGGCGAACGCTATCGGCAGGAACAGCCGGCAAGCCTTGCCTTTGCCCGGCAGTTGATGAGCCTAAGCGCCAAGGCCTGA
- a CDS encoding alkaline phosphatase family protein, with protein MDDKVQTSRRGIEGTGQRAHRALLPTILAWITVLTLTTVILNLPDHPDAVRFAAFLRLPVEVPVIALFLMVFQGRIGTVFRWIVTLLLGLILFLKLADIGTQSAFQRPFNPYLDGKMLLDGWNLLSGAIGTGIAAAGIIAILLSFLVFLALYARSLRGVAATPPPARDGMRPISAAVSVAALIALALPLRLPFAIEAGALPYLQARTTLIATSIADMAAFERTLSDPAPTSPAAPDFAQVAGRDVILIFVESYGRSAVEDPRYAPLISPRLTELEEKLAAKGFGSASRWITSPTVAGLSWLAHGTFLSGLWVDNQARYDRLMMSDWPTLNRQFSEAGWQSVGVMPAITMDWPEAAYYGYDRVLAAKDLGYRGKPYNWVTMPDQYTLSALQSMVREKPGRKPVMAEVALISSHAPWTPVASLVDWAAVGDGRIFDTEAQSGPTPQEVWADPERVRQHYIRTIDYSLQTIGSYIETYGDDDLFIVIGDHQPASIVTGPDASRAVPMHVITRDAALLDRFRSRGFADGLHPPAAGEVPMSAVKALLTEALSQP; from the coding sequence GTGGATGACAAGGTGCAGACCAGTCGACGCGGAATTGAGGGCACCGGGCAGCGCGCTCATCGCGCGCTGTTGCCCACGATCCTTGCGTGGATCACCGTTCTGACGCTCACGACCGTCATTCTCAACCTGCCGGATCATCCGGACGCCGTGCGGTTTGCCGCCTTCCTCCGCCTGCCGGTGGAAGTACCAGTGATCGCGCTGTTTCTGATGGTCTTTCAAGGCCGGATCGGCACAGTCTTCCGGTGGATCGTGACGCTGCTACTCGGCCTCATCCTGTTTCTGAAGCTTGCCGACATCGGAACGCAGAGCGCCTTCCAGCGACCGTTCAATCCCTATCTCGACGGCAAGATGCTGCTGGACGGCTGGAACCTTCTTTCGGGCGCGATCGGCACCGGCATTGCAGCGGCCGGCATTATCGCCATCCTGTTGTCCTTTCTCGTTTTTCTCGCCCTTTATGCCCGCAGCCTGCGCGGGGTTGCCGCGACACCACCTCCCGCACGGGATGGAATGCGGCCCATATCCGCCGCCGTTTCGGTCGCAGCCTTGATCGCGCTGGCGCTGCCGCTGCGCCTGCCATTCGCCATAGAAGCGGGTGCACTGCCCTATCTGCAGGCCCGCACCACACTGATCGCGACCTCGATTGCCGACATGGCGGCGTTCGAGCGGACGCTGTCTGATCCGGCCCCCACATCGCCGGCAGCGCCGGACTTTGCACAGGTGGCAGGCCGCGACGTGATCCTCATCTTTGTCGAATCCTATGGGCGCAGCGCCGTGGAAGACCCTCGCTACGCGCCGCTCATCAGCCCGCGCCTGACAGAACTGGAGGAGAAACTGGCGGCGAAGGGCTTTGGCTCAGCCAGCCGCTGGATCACATCGCCCACGGTCGCCGGCCTCAGTTGGCTGGCGCATGGCACGTTCCTCTCCGGCCTCTGGGTTGACAATCAGGCCCGCTATGACCGGCTGATGATGAGCGACTGGCCGACGCTGAACAGGCAGTTCTCCGAGGCCGGCTGGCAGAGCGTCGGGGTGATGCCGGCCATCACCATGGACTGGCCGGAAGCCGCCTATTACGGCTACGACCGGGTGCTGGCCGCCAAGGATCTCGGTTACCGGGGCAAACCCTACAACTGGGTGACGATGCCGGACCAGTATACCCTATCGGCGTTGCAAAGCATGGTGCGGGAAAAGCCGGGCCGCAAGCCGGTGATGGCGGAGGTGGCGCTGATTTCCAGCCATGCGCCCTGGACGCCGGTCGCCTCTCTCGTGGACTGGGCCGCGGTGGGCGATGGGCGGATCTTCGACACCGAGGCACAGAGCGGGCCAACTCCGCAAGAGGTCTGGGCCGACCCGGAACGGGTGCGCCAGCACTATATCCGCACCATCGATTATTCGCTGCAGACGATCGGCAGTTATATCGAAACCTATGGCGACGACGACCTGTTCATCGTCATCGGCGACCACCAGCCAGCTTCGATCGTCACCGGGCCGGATGCGTCCCGCGCCGTTCCGATGCACGTCATTACCCGCGACGCCGCACTTCTGGACCGCTTTAGAAGCCGGGGATTTGCGGACGGTCTGCATCCACCCGCAGCGGGTGAGGTTCCGATGAGTGCCGTGAAAGCGCTGTTGACCGAGGCCCTGTCGCAGCCGTGA
- a CDS encoding lysylphosphatidylglycerol synthase transmembrane domain-containing protein: MHLAGSLAALVLVPVLIAHIDRGPLLKALSDVSLVEIAIGLLIVQAQIILSALRWRFTAQRLGQDMPLGWAVREYYIATALNQTLPGGVAGDALRAYRSRTSAPSGIRLAAKSVIIERLSGQMAFFVVCACGLFFWPGLLASVFPVGLLPVALLSAAALIVILVLAWKKLAPLRDDLAQVFVRDGAWKRQAGLSLSAVGSYILLFWFAAHATGGTLPLSGLVTVVPLCLLSMLIPTGFGGWGTREAAAAALWPLIGLASAQGVAASVTYGALALIGALPGLLLLLVSHRTAAKEAHRESRA; the protein is encoded by the coding sequence ATGCATCTGGCAGGAAGCCTTGCCGCTCTCGTCCTGGTTCCGGTTCTGATCGCCCATATCGATCGGGGTCCGCTGCTGAAAGCGCTGTCGGACGTCTCGCTGGTCGAGATCGCCATCGGTCTCCTGATCGTCCAGGCGCAGATCATCCTGTCCGCGCTTCGCTGGCGTTTTACCGCCCAACGGCTCGGCCAGGACATGCCGCTCGGCTGGGCCGTGCGGGAATATTACATTGCCACAGCGCTCAATCAGACGCTGCCGGGCGGCGTGGCCGGCGATGCGTTGCGTGCCTATCGAAGCCGCACCTCCGCCCCGTCGGGCATCAGGCTCGCGGCGAAAAGCGTGATTATTGAGAGGCTGTCCGGTCAGATGGCCTTCTTTGTCGTCTGTGCCTGCGGGCTGTTCTTCTGGCCCGGCCTGCTGGCGAGCGTCTTTCCCGTCGGGCTTCTTCCCGTTGCCCTGCTGAGTGCGGCCGCCCTCATCGTGATCCTCGTCCTCGCCTGGAAAAAGCTTGCCCCACTCCGCGACGATCTTGCCCAGGTCTTCGTGCGTGACGGCGCCTGGAAACGGCAGGCCGGTCTCAGCCTGTCGGCGGTTGGGTCCTATATCCTGCTCTTCTGGTTTGCTGCGCATGCCACAGGCGGCACGTTGCCGCTTTCCGGGCTCGTCACCGTCGTGCCGCTCTGTCTTCTCTCGATGCTGATTCCCACCGGTTTCGGCGGCTGGGGAACGCGCGAGGCGGCGGCTGCCGCGCTCTGGCCGCTGATCGGCCTCGCCAGTGCGCAAGGGGTTGCGGCGAGCGTCACCTATGGGGCTCTGGCCCTGATCGGCGCGCTTCCAGGGCTTCTGCTTCTCCTCGTCAGTCATCGCACGGCAGCAAAAGAGGCTCACCGGGAAAGCCGGGCATAG
- a CDS encoding FkbM family methyltransferase: MTGNLAASFGLARSIAIYYGMPWRRSSLKRFYRALVKPGDLVFDIGAHVGSRSRTLLQLGARVVAVEPQPLFADFLHKHLEKDLVALERVAVGRESGEIDLHISSRHPTVTSISTSFVETAAKTPGFASVEWDRTLKVPMVTLADLVQRYGMPDFCKIDVEGAEADILNGVDEPLPLVAFEYIPSMPHLTDAALAALASRGDYRFNRVVGESHRFVEPEWTGLADLQAKIQHLAPDAPSGDIYARLSR, from the coding sequence GTGACCGGAAACCTCGCCGCCTCGTTCGGTCTCGCCCGTTCCATTGCGATCTATTACGGCATGCCCTGGCGGCGGAGCAGCCTGAAGCGTTTCTATCGCGCACTGGTGAAGCCCGGCGATCTCGTCTTCGACATCGGCGCTCATGTGGGAAGCCGCAGTCGGACCCTGCTGCAGCTCGGCGCACGGGTCGTGGCGGTCGAACCGCAGCCGCTGTTCGCCGACTTCCTGCACAAGCATCTGGAGAAGGATCTGGTGGCGCTGGAACGCGTCGCCGTCGGGCGCGAGAGCGGCGAGATCGACCTTCATATTTCAAGCCGGCACCCGACCGTGACCAGTATTTCCACGAGTTTCGTCGAGACGGCTGCCAAGACGCCGGGTTTTGCCTCTGTCGAATGGGACCGCACGCTGAAGGTACCGATGGTGACGCTTGCGGACCTCGTTCAGCGTTATGGAATGCCCGATTTCTGCAAGATCGATGTCGAGGGTGCCGAAGCCGATATTCTGAACGGCGTGGACGAGCCGCTGCCGCTCGTCGCGTTCGAATATATTCCCTCCATGCCGCACCTGACGGACGCGGCTCTGGCAGCGCTTGCGAGCCGGGGAGATTACCGTTTCAACCGGGTCGTGGGGGAAAGCCACCGGTTTGTCGAACCGGAGTGGACCGGCCTTGCGGACTTGCAGGCAAAGATCCAGCATCTTGCGCCCGACGCCCCATCGGGTGACATCTATGCCCGGCTTTCCCGGTGA